One window from the genome of Polyodon spathula isolate WHYD16114869_AA chromosome 59, ASM1765450v1, whole genome shotgun sequence encodes:
- the LOC121307855 gene encoding phospholipid transfer protein-like yields MAQWRAAVFILVSVIAMAAAFTPGCKIRITAKGLELLKQESLKFVEEELENITIPDLSGKEGRFQYTINNVRITELNLTSSDLRFQPDFGLVFEVHNSSISLNFMRRIFYWFFTDAGSINASAEGVNIHTAVRLSKDSLGRLKISNISCDAAIGRMRAEFSGTLGKVYGLLASFITTGMRFLLNQQICPILNNAGLVLLNSLLDTVPVRTKVDKYVGIDYSLLNDPVVTSENLDMNFRGMFYELQNENDTQVNYAVEPMIREYDRMVYLSLSEYFFDSGMLSYFKAGVLNIRISHDKMPKDLEMLLRTSYFGTIMLLNPSIAEAPMSLELQVSTAPRCVIKPSGTSVSVTAVVSILLLPPGQEPVQLSSMTMECKMSAKVSMKGKKLALHMDLRRFKIYSNQSALESLALIPLQTPLKTLLQLAVMPIINDRTKKGVQIPLPEGMDFTEEVVENHTGFITIGANLHFSKGLREVIERNRAEPKSLTN; encoded by the exons ATGGCCCAATGGAGAGCTGCTGTCTTCATCCTAGTGTCTGTGATCGCCATGGCGGCCGCTTTCACCCCCGGCTGCAAGATCCGAATCACCGCCAAGGGCCTTGAGCTGC tgAAGCAGGAGAGTTTGAAGTTTGTAGAGGAGGAGCTGGAGAACATCACCATTCCAGACCTGTCTGGGAAGGAGGGCCGCTTCCAATACACCATCAACAA TGTGAGGATCACTGAGCTGAACCTGACCTCCTCAGACCTGCGCTTCCAGCCTGATTTTGGTCTGGTCTTCGAAGTGCACAACTCCTCCATCAGCCTCAACTTCATGCGCCGCATCTTCTACTGGTTTTT TACTGATGCGGGTTCGATCAACGCCTCAGCGGagggagtcaacatccacacggCTGTCAGGCTGTCCAAGGATTCCCTGGGGCGCCTCAAAATATCCAACATCTCCTGCGACGCAGCCATCGGCAGAATGCGTGCTGAGTTCAGCGGCACTCTGGG GAAGGTGTATGGCCTGCTGGCCTCCTTCATCACCACAGGGATGCGCTTCCTCCTCAACCAGCAG ATCTGCCCCATCCTAAACAATGCTGGTTTGGTGCTGTTGAATTCATTGTTGGACACAGTGCCTG TTCGGACGAAGGTGGATAAATACGTGGGGATTGATTACTCCCTCCTCAATGACCCCGTGGTGACCTCTGAGAACCTCGACATGAACTTCAGG GGCATGTTCTATGAGCTCCAGAACGAGAATGACACGCAGGTGAACTACGCCGTGGAGCCGATGATCCGGGAGTACGACCGCATGGTGTACCTGTCCCTCTCAGAGTACTTCTTCGACAGTGGCATGCTCTCCTACTTCAAGGCAGGGGTCCTGAACATCCGCATCTCACACGACAAG ATGCCCAAAGACTTGGAGATGCTGCTGAGGACCTCCTACTTTGGAACAATCATGTTGCTG aacCCCTCCATTGCCGAGGCCCCCATGTCTCTCGAGCTGCAGGTCTCCACGGCGCCCCGATGCGTCATCAAGCCCTCGGGGACGAGTGTGTCGGTCACTGCCGTGGTCAGCATCCTGCTGCTCCCGCCGGGCCAGGAGCCTGTCCAGCTCTCCAGCATGACCATG GAGTGCAAGATGAGCGCCAAAGTGTCCATGAAGGGCAAGAAGCTGGCGCTCCACATGGACCTGCGCAG ATTTAAGATCTACTCCAATCAGTCTGCCCTGGAATCGCTGGCG ttGATCCCTCTGCAGACCCCACTAAAGACTTTGTTACAGCTGGCTGTCATGCCTATTATTAACG atcGGACAAAGAAAGGGGTACAGATCCCCCTGCCAGAGGGAATGGACTTTACTGAAGAAGTGGTGGAAAACCACACT GGTTTCATAACGATCGGCGCTAACCTGCACTTCAGCAAAGGTCTGCGGGAGGTGATTGAGAGGAACCGGGCCGAGCCCAAAAGCCTGACGAACTGA
- the LOC121307830 gene encoding ranBP-type and C3HC4-type zinc finger-containing protein 1-like, producing the protein MASVEDSISHTSEEATTNKAEELALILTQAISLGDVEEASQCAGQLAKLQVSVTVSVHKDTYPKDEIRMKVGVEDAQTHSTVPISMAVYSHMTIAQLKEKVNSDYGFHPSLQTWVIGKRLAKDPDTLRSHGVRQDGDTAFLYIRTAKKAQLTKELQQQEEERRLLGEIYIAVNRTLEARGTATLTPRKEQEMLVLAPDPAVAPKPPKPAPPPLKPKPKVGWECTQCTFLNKPTRPGCEICASDRPAGYQIPAQYQPDKEEEQRLHSEEVALLLYQETMELQKVQNFQSLLDTDLLSLVPNTEELDCPVCFSTIEPGEGVTLRECLHNVCRECLKGMIINSMDPEVACPYADHEYTCDGKLQDREIKSLLSQQEYQRFLDLRLNIAENRSENSYHCKTADCQGWCIFEDEVNEFLCPLCNKHNCLLCKAIHEGMNCKEYQDDLRIRSENDIAARQTTEMLKTLVENGEAMHCPRCKIIVQKKDGCDWICCVMCKTEICWVTRGPRWGPNVSHLFVEEEEVYSNSAQSFR; encoded by the exons atggCATCGGTTGAAGACTCAATTTCACACACCTCAGAAGAAGCTACGACGAATAAAG CTGAAGAGTTGGCCCTGATCCTGACTCAGGCTATTAGTTTGGGGGACGTGGAGGAAGCCAGTCAATGTGCAGGCCAGCTGGCGAAGCTGCAGGTCTCTGTCACAGTCAGTGTCCACAAGGATACCTACCCAAAGGATGAAATCCG GATGAAGGTGGGAGTGGAAGATGCCCAGACCCACTCCACTGTCCCCATCTCCATGGCTGTGTATTCACACATGACCATCGCACAGCTGAAGGAAAAG GTGAACAGTGACTATGGGTTCCACCCGTCACTGCAGACCTGGGTGATAGGGAAGCGCCTGGCCAAGGACCCCGACACGCTGAGGAGCCACGGGGTGAGACAGGACGGGGACACAGCCTTCCTGTACATCAGGACAGCCAAGAAAGCACAGCTAACCAAGgagctgcagcagcaggaggaggagaggagactgCTCGGGG aaaTCTACATAGCTGTCAACAGAACACTCGAAGCAAGGGGGACAGCTACCTTGACCCCCAGGAAGGAACAGGAAATGCTGGTGTTGGCTCCTGACCCTGCTGTAGCCCCGAAACCTCCCAAACCTGCACCCCCTCCTCTCAAACCCAAACCTAAG GTTGGCTGGGAGTGCACTCAGTGCACCTTCCTGAACAAGCCCACCCGGCCCGGCTGCGAGATCTGCGCCTCGGACAGACCAGCGGGCTACCAGATCCCAGCCCAGTACCAGCCGGACAAGGAGGAGGAGCAGAGGCTGCACAGCGAGGAGGTGGCGCTGCTCCTGTACCAGGAG ACGATGGAGCTGCAGAAGGTACAAAACTTCCAGAGCCTGCTGGACACTGATCTGCTCAGCCTGGTCCCCAACACTGAGGAGCTGGACTGCCCTGTCTGCTTCAGCACCATTGAGCCAGGAGAGGGCGTCACTCTGCGGGAGTGTCTGCACAACGTCTGCAG GGAATGCCTGAAAGGAATGATTATCAACAGCATGGACCCCGAGGTGGCCTGTCCATACGCCGACCATGAATACACCTGTGATGGGAAGCTGCAAGACAGGGAAATCAAATCC CTCCTGTCCCAGCAGGAATACCAGCGGTTCCTAGACCTGAGGCTCAACATCGCAGAGAACCGCAGTGAGAACAGCTACCACTGCAAGACAGCGGACTGCCAGGGCTGGTGCATCTTCGAGGACGAGGTGAACGAGTTCCTGTGCCCGCTCTGCAACAAACACAACTGCCTGCTCTGCAAG GCGATTCATGAAGGAATGAACTGTAAGGAGTACCAGGATGATCTCAGGATCAGATCGGAGAACGACATCGCTGCCAGGCAGACCACTGAGATGCTCAAG ACCCTGGTGGAGAATGGGGAGGCGATGCACTGTCCCAGGTGTAAGATCATCGTGCAGAAGAAGGACGGCTGTGACTGGATCTGCTGCGTGATGTGCAAGACGGAGATCTGCTGGGTGACCAGGGGCCCGCGCTGGGGGCCGAATGTAAGCCACTTGTTtgtggaggaggaagaggtgtACAGCAATTCTGCACAGTCATTCAGATAA
- the LOC121307831 gene encoding repressor of RNA polymerase III transcription MAF1 homolog, with translation MAGEDKQMFKQFCEEGLPHVLEALSPPQTSGVSPNNLFMAPRDSGLGNDLDLELEEGSFEEEGNMDEDRCGALCA, from the exons ATGGCCGGTGAGGACAAGCAGATGTTTAAGCAGTTCTGCGAGGAGGGGTTGCCACACGTACTGGAGGCTCTGTCCCCTCCACAGACCAGCGGAGTCAGCCCCAACAA TTTGTTCATGGCTCCGCGGGACTCCGGCCTGGGGAATGATCTGGATCTGGAACTGGAGGAGGGCAGCTTTGAAGAAGAGGGGAATATGGATGAAGACAG GTGTGGAGCTTTGTGTGCTTGA